In Acidimicrobiia bacterium, the sequence TCATCGGAGTCGGATCGACCGACAACGTCGCGATGGCTGAATGGATGCACGCCCGAACGGCGAGCGATCCGGTCCGAACCGTTCTCGGCGACTTCGTGTGGGACGAGCGCGGCCTGCCGGTTGACCGCTCACTGATCATGGTGCAGTGGCAGGGCGGCGACCTCAAGTTCGTCTTCCCGGTGGGTGAGTTCGAGGGCACAGTTGATCTCATCTACCCGAAGCCGGCTTTCTAGGCCGGCATTGACAAATGACGCAGGATGGGGCATCGGCCCAGCCGGTGCCCCATCCCCAACTCTTCGAAGAGGCCATGGGGACCCATCTCTCGAGGAATCTGGAGGTTCACGCGTGAGCGCGTGTCAAGGCAAGACGAGTGTCGGAGGACATTCGTGGGTGTGATGCTTCAAGCACGAGGTTTGGACAAGAGTTTCGGCGGCATTCGAGCCGTCAACGACTGCAGCTTCGACATTGAAGAAGGCACGATAACCTCCCTGATCGGACCGAACGGCGCTGGCAAAACCACCACGTTCAACCTCATCAACAACGTCATCAAAGCTGATTCCGGCTCGGTGAAGTTCGAAGGCGCCAACATCACCAACAAGATGCCTCACAAGCTCACCCGGCTGGGCATTGGTCGGACGTTCCAGGTCACCAGAGCCCTCGATGACATGACGGTGCTCGAAAACATGGTCGTCGGGTCTTCGACCGACAATCTGCGGGGGATCATCGGTTCGCGGATGCTGGATTCCGAGATCGAACGAGCCCTCAGCCTGCTCGAATTCGTTGGGATTGAGCAATACGCCTACTCGCGAGCGGAGTTGCTGTCGTACGGACAGCGCAAACTGCTCGAATTCTCAGCAGTTCTCATGTCCAACCCGCGCCTCGTCATGCTGGACGAGCCGGCCGGAGGAGTGAATCCGGCTCTATTGGAGAGAATGGTGGACCGAGTCCGCCAATTGAACGGGCAGGGTCTGACCTTCTTCATTGTGGAGCACAACATGGACCTCGTCATGGATCTGAGCGACTCTGTGATCGTGATGGCCCATGGAGAGGTCCTGATCCATGGGACACCCGAAGAAGTGCAGAATGACGGCCGGGTGCTCGACGCCTATTTAGGGATGGCGTGACATGCCACCCATTCTCGAGATCACGAACGTCGATGCCGGCTACGGAGCCGGACCGAACATCCTTCAGGGTCTGTCGCTCAAAGTCGAAGAAGCGAAGTCGTATTGCATCATCGGCCCAAACGGTGCCGGCAAATCAACGCTGCTCAAGGTGATCGCCGGTCTGCTTCCCCCGCGGTCGGGCGACGTCGTTTTTCGGGGCGAATCGCTGGCAAGGCGAAGGCCTGATCAAATTCTGGCCACCGGAGTGTGCTTCGTCCCCCAGGATCAGGCGCTAT encodes:
- a CDS encoding ABC transporter ATP-binding protein, producing MLQARGLDKSFGGIRAVNDCSFDIEEGTITSLIGPNGAGKTTTFNLINNVIKADSGSVKFEGANITNKMPHKLTRLGIGRTFQVTRALDDMTVLENMVVGSSTDNLRGIIGSRMLDSEIERALSLLEFVGIEQYAYSRAELLSYGQRKLLEFSAVLMSNPRLVMLDEPAGGVNPALLERMVDRVRQLNGQGLTFFIVEHNMDLVMDLSDSVIVMAHGEVLIHGTPEEVQNDGRVLDAYLGMA